CCATGACCTGACTGTGTAACGAGCTGTCTTAGTTAATCAGACACCGAATACGTGACGATTCTGACTAAATTCATCGACAACCACAGCTCATATTAGAGCTGTGTCATTTTCTCTGTATTCTGGCCCTCAGTTAGGTGTAATATATTTCCCACCAAGCAtagtttgaatttattaaacaatcacaaaatgtaattacaattttgttttttctcacttgttgtcctcagactgtaaacatgtctgctgccagctgtctgctgactgaagatcagtttctgtgctccatctgtctggatgtgttcactgaTCCAGTCAGCACACCATGTGGACACAACTTCTGTAAAACCTGCATCACTGAACACTGGGATAAAAATGACAAGTGTCAGTGTCCCAACTGTAAAGAGGTTTTCAACACCAGACCTGAGCTGAAGGTCAATACTTTCATCTCTGAGATGGCTGCTCAGTTCAGACAGTCAGCTCAAcagaaagccagcagcagcagctcagagcaacaaGTTTCCAAACCAGGAGAAGTTCCCTGTGACGACTGCACTGGAACCAAACTGAAGGCCCTGAAGTCCTGCCTGGTGTGTCTGGCCTCCTACTGTGAGACTCACCTGGAGCCTCATCTGACAAAGTCAGGCCggaaaagacatcagctgatcgACCCTGTGGAGAACCTGGAAGACAGGATGTGTACGAAGCACGataaactgctggagctgttctgtaagaccgaccagatgtgtgtctgcatgctctgCACTGTTTTAGACCACAAGACACATGAGTTTGTTCCTCTGAAAGAAGGATATGAAGGAAAGAAGGTCGAGCTGGGGAAGACAGACGCTGAAATTCAGCAGATGATCCAGAAGAGACGACTGAAGCTTCAGGAGATGAAGCGCTCAGTGGAGCTCAGTGAGaaagatgcagacagagagatagcagctggTGTTCAGGTCTTCACCGCTCTGAAGGAGTCTGTTGAGAGAAGCCAGGCCGAGCTCATCGACACcatcaaagagaagcagagagagacagagaaacaggctgaaggcttcatcaaagagctggaacaggaaatctctgagctggagaagagaagctctgaggtggagcagctctcacagtctgaagaccacctccacctcctccaaagCTCCCCATCACTGAACGCTGCTCCACCCACCAAGGACTGGACAGGAGTCAGCGTCCGTCCACCTTCATATGAGGGGACTGTGGTGAGAGCTGTgaatcagctggaggagacgctcagtaaacagatgaagaaggTCGAGCTGAAGAGGGTCCAGCAGTATGCAGTGGATGTGACACTCGATCCTGATACAGCACATCCCAAcctcatcctgtctgatgatGGGAAACAAGTTAACTGTGGTGATGTAACGAAGAATCTTCCAGATAACCCAGAGAGATTTGATACTTGTCCCTGTGTCTTAGCAAAGCAGAGTTTCTCTTCaggaagattttattttgaGGTTCAGGTTAAAGAGAAGACTGAGTGGGATTTAGGAGTGGCCAGAGAGTCGATCAACAGGAAGGGAGAAATCACACCGACTCCTCAGAATGGTTACTGGACGATATGtttgaggaataaaaatgagTACAAAGCTCTTGCTCTCCCTCcagtccgtctctctctgaagtgtcagcctgagaaggtgggggtgtttgtggattatgagGAGGGTCTGGTCTCCTTTTATGACGttgatgctgcagctcttatctactcctttactggctgctgcttcactcagAAACTCTACCCACTCTTCTGTCCATGTTTTAATGATGGTGGTAAAAACTCTGCCCCTCTGATCATctctcctgtcaatcacactgagtagaacaaacatttgattttctacagaaagattcacatcatttaatgtaataaatgtattttttctgacgtatgctttgtttgtttttttcagattatgatcaatgtgtttttatcatttttacagtaaatgtttttccTTGATGTGTCACATTGATATTTAGCACAACAACACAGTTTTACCACACTGATTGATATTATCTAATGTAGTCTCATTTATTGTAATAACTGCATTACCTGCCTTCAACACTGttaaatcatcagaaaacaatgtactcagaaatatgaaacatttacatGTTGAGTTTAACCTTTTTATTGTCTGATCATTGTAAATATAAGAAGAGCTGCATCctgacaaaacatttatgaatgagacaaaagtaatttgattttgtttttctttatgaataaaatagaaaaaaacattttattgtgtctgattcattatttagtttgttattgATATCAACAGCTGATGTTTCTAATGACGACCAAatcatgtgattaaaaacaccatcagctgttctcagactGACTTGAGCTGAGGAGCTCCAATCCTCCATCACACCTGAGACAGCTGGTAGTGTGAGATGATGTCATGTTATTGAAGGTTTGAACAGCTGATATGAGCTAAACCAGTGGTCTGAGGACGCCCTCTAGTGGAGCTCATAACAAACTGATTTGTTTAATTCCACACTTTTAAATCATATTCATCGGCTATTTATCGACCATTTACAACTTTTTCCAGCTACGtcttcagctgctgcttcaTACAGCTTCTCTATTTCCAGTTGATATTTCAAAGGGAACATCAACAATGTAGTTTTGAAACATTGTGCTTCTCGTTTTAGACTTTTCACCTgtaactaacgattattttcattgatgATTATTCTGCTGATTAATTCCTCCATCGATCTGTTAGTTGCTCGatgtataaaatgtcagaaaatgtgtttcccaAAGCGGAAGTTGACCTTcttaaatgacttgttttgcccacaacccaaatatattaATTTTACTTTAGTCATAGAGAGgaaatattcaaatttaagaagaattgtaattttagtttttttctttaaaatacttttattaaTAGTCAAtatgctctttttctttctttcttttttttttttttttttttacaaattaatcTAAacttctttttctgcattaaaccAAACTAGATGTCATCTTAGTTTGCAAAGTCAAACCTTCAAAGTCCCAAATAAAACAGACTCCATTACAGCTTACAGCTCTCACGATCACTGACGTCATATAAAGGCGACGTCCGTTTGGCATGCACTGGTACTGCGCGTGCGCAATGTCAGGAGTCCTTGGCTGGTCGGCCTGCTGTAGGTTACAGAGCTTGTGAGGGGACACCGACAAAATGCAGAGCTGGACTCAGTTATATCGCTCTCTGGCCACGGTAAGGGCGGATTTTATTAACCTGGTAACCGCGACGTGTTGTCCGGAACCGTCTTTAAGTGGTCTCACCCGCTGTTGGCCCCGTGGTtactggtattttctcccacagGAGGCCCGGGCCCGGCTAGCGGGTCGGCTAACAGCTCCGGTCCGGTGAAAGCGTCATGGAGAGAGCGTTTCGCCAGACTCCACTGGAAAAACCTTCAATTTAGATTTATCGAGGTTATTGGTGGCAAATATCTCGCTTAATATGTATACGACATGTTGTCAGATTGTATATGTTCCGCCTTTTTAATTCGGCCTCAGAAAAATTAACGATGAAGCTTGTagttgaaaaaaaataagactttaATCGTTGAACGTTTCACAATGTTTTCAGGGAACACATTACGGGAATAAGTGATTATAAGCTGTTTACATATCAGAAGCGTTTTGAAATAACCCCACAGGATATTTCCATGCCAAGGTTAAAGGGTTTTAATAACGCTAGACCTGAAATATGTTAGTTAAATGACGTTACACTTGACAGCTCTCTTTCCCAAAGCTATGCTAGCATGCTAGGTTAGCTAGCATGCTAGGTTAGCTAGCAGGGGTTACCTAACTCTCACCGGTGTAGTTAGCTTATGTCAGAGGCAGATCCACTTACCACTTTATGTCTCATGAATGACATATTATTCCTAACTAGTCCTATCTAATGACAAGTTGTAGTCTAACCACATATTACCGTCTCTGGGTCACATGTTTTGTCTGGTGCCGGTATGAAAACAAGCAGCTTGTTTTGCTGGAAAAGCTAAAGAGGCTCTGGTTCACTCATGAATGTGTCCTgagatgacagctgacagccaCACTACGTAGTGTGACACAtggttgtttattctgtgacacatctgaagttttgtttttatgttttgtgaatatttttgctcCCCCAAAATAATGTGACTTTAAATTTCATGTGACTGTTTTTGCATATATGCACCCGTATccctaattttgagtagtgtacttTATCTACAGTCCTTTACATCTTTGCccagtgcccttgagcaagacatTGAGCCCCAAACCAGCTGTAAAGCAACGTGAAAAATACTAATTTCAGTCTCCACTTTCCTTCATCTTCTGAGTGTGACTGTAGCTCCATCCTGAGTGCCGCCTGTTTAAAATCACTGTGTTTTATGCCGTtgtcatgagtgtgtgtttgagcgtagggctgcaaataacgatcattttcattgtcgattaatctgttgattattttctccatcgACCGATTAGTTGTTCGATTCATAGACTGTCAGAAAACAGTGTGTCCCTCAGCTCATATCTCTTGTTTCGCCCAcaacaacccaaagatattaatttaactgtcacagaggagtaaaggaaaGAGTAAATATCCACAtataagaagctggaatcagagattAAAAATCTTTAgtcttttaatgtctttaaaaagtaGTTGCCAACTTATAGTTTAATCGTTGTAGCTTCACTCGAGCTGCTGAACAAGGAAATTATATTCAAGGAAAtccacaaaacaaagaagaagcagGCTGTTGTTGAGCTGAGTTCCCCTGgaaacactttaaatgtttACCTGCATCTGATAAAcaaagatttgtttgtttgaagtgGAAACGGTTTCATCACGAGTCTCTGAAGTCGTTTTAATCGCTCTTACAATGTGTGTCAAACAGTCGGTAAGCCACCGACAGAGAAACGGCTGTTAAATGGTTGTGATGtctgactgttttgttttgttttttctaccCTTGAGTAAAATCAAGGTATCTGTTGACCGCCTGGTTCGGCtcttgtctgactgtgtgtttgcttcGCTTCACAGCGGAGCCACCACCTTCCCTGCAAACTGCACggagctgcagctctgtccGTCAGAACCTACGCTGACAAAGCAGCAAGTAAGAGACCTGTAGATCTTATCGTCCGTCTTCATTAATCACTTGCTCCCTCGTGAACTTCAGCCTCGTGTGTGGTGCTTGTGTCCATGTTAAGCAGACGTTGTACCTCATGTACGAACTAATCAATCAAACAGACGGCACACGTGAGCGATGTTAGAGAACTTGTTGCAGTTGCCAGTAACgtcattttacaaacaaaactcacgAGCGGTCGTCACCTTTCCTTCACCTCACATTTCTTCACAGGGTGGAAACTCTTTTATCATTTAGCTGATGAGACTCATTTAATCATTATATATCATACTGCTGTAATCTAAACGCATCTGGAGTCTAAATAAGTTGCTAAAAtcatctaaaataataaaatcaccAACTTCCTCTGTCGTCTGTTAcgatcaacattttttatgaatacaACTTTACTCAGAGGGTCGATGAATATTTGGCTCAAGGAGACAGTTATGGATGTTTAGGAGAGTTTGATTTGATGCTAAAATTactatttttcatcattttgatCTTTTAAAGTATTCTGggtgttttcattttataatgttATATTGATTTGATCGTTTGCAGAAGggatattcagtgtttttgtgattattaGAATCtgcagatgtttcttttttgtctgattTGCTGATTTAAATCAATTAACTTAAAATAGTTGTTGATAATCGTAGATTAGATGTTCTCAGATACATTTAGTGGAGTTAAAagtaatatttgcctccaaaatgtagttaaCCTGAAGTAACTTAAGTATGTTGTACTTAAGATTTTATCTGCATGTGTAGATCGTTGTCAAATGTCGACTGATAATCGATATTAGTATCTGCTCGCagtagagagatgacaggaaatcaGAGGGTGAACTTTAACCCTGACACCACCTGTTTCTCATCAGTTCATGTCCGGCTTCctttgaataaaatgttaattttcttttcttaaaatgttttaaataaattgtaCATTTAGTCCGACGACCATCTCAAAActtaaagtaataaaaacaaatatttattataaCATTAAACAGTGAGAAAGAGTTGAagatgtaaatgcagagttGGACCATCTCTAAATCATCCCACACTGAGttattcattattgattatctATTTCCTGTGGttacttcacaataaaagtcatgTTGAGACCGCACACGTCGTGATCTCAGCAGATTCCTGCTTCAGTCCACATCTTCCAAACTAAAACAGACTTTAGTTCTCAGTCTTTTCAAACCTCTCCagtgttttgtctctgtgttcGGAGCTGCTGTCATGAAGTCGTGATTAAAGTTGCCGTGTCGTCTCTCTGTAGTCGATGCAGACGTCACAGTGGTGGGCTCCGGTCCGGGCGGCTACGTCGCTGCCATCAAAGCTGCACAGC
This sequence is a window from Pagrus major chromosome 8, Pma_NU_1.0. Protein-coding genes within it:
- the LOC141001043 gene encoding E3 ubiquitin-protein ligase TRIM21-like produces the protein MSAASCLLTEDQFLCSICLDVFTDPVSTPCGHNFCKTCITEHWDKNDKCQCPNCKEVFNTRPELKVNTFISEMAAQFRQSAQQKASSSSSEQQVSKPGEVPCDDCTGTKLKALKSCLVCLASYCETHLEPHLTKSGRKRHQLIDPVENLEDRMCTKHDKLLELFCKTDQMCVCMLCTVLDHKTHEFVPLKEGYEGKKVELGKTDAEIQQMIQKRRLKLQEMKRSVELSEKDADREIAAGVQVFTALKESVERSQAELIDTIKEKQRETEKQAEGFIKELEQEISELEKRSSEVEQLSQSEDHLHLLQSSPSLNAAPPTKDWTGVSVRPPSYEGTVVRAVNQLEETLSKQMKKVELKRVQQYAVDVTLDPDTAHPNLILSDDGKQVNCGDVTKNLPDNPERFDTCPCVLAKQSFSSGRFYFEVQVKEKTEWDLGVARESINRKGEITPTPQNGYWTICLRNKNEYKALALPPVRLSLKCQPEKVGVFVDYEEGLVSFYDVDAAALIYSFTGCCFTQKLYPLFCPCFNDGGKNSAPLIISPVNHTE